A single genomic interval of Shewanella psychropiezotolerans harbors:
- the ubiE gene encoding bifunctional demethylmenaquinone methyltransferase/2-methoxy-6-polyprenyl-1,4-benzoquinol methylase UbiE: MSQGAEKSTHFGYKTVETDQKADMVAGVFHSVAAKYDIMNDVMSFGIHRMWKRFTIESSGARPGMKVLDLAGGTGDLTAKFSHLVGDRGQVTLADINDSMLKVGREKLRDKGIVGNVNYVQANAEALPFPDNHFDIITIAFGLRNVTDKDAAIRSMLRVLKPGGKLLILEFSKPKHDMMRKIYDLYSFKIMPKMGALITQDADSYEYLAESIRMHPDQETLKGMMVEAGFEQVDYTNMTDGIVALHKGYKF, encoded by the coding sequence ATGTCACAGGGCGCAGAAAAAAGTACCCATTTCGGTTATAAAACAGTTGAGACGGATCAGAAGGCCGATATGGTCGCTGGCGTATTTCATTCTGTTGCAGCCAAATATGACATCATGAATGATGTCATGTCTTTCGGTATTCACCGCATGTGGAAACGTTTTACCATCGAAAGTTCAGGTGCAAGACCTGGTATGAAGGTGTTAGATCTTGCCGGTGGTACAGGCGACTTAACCGCTAAATTCTCTCACCTAGTCGGCGACAGAGGCCAAGTAACTCTTGCCGATATCAACGATTCCATGCTCAAGGTCGGTCGTGAAAAGCTCAGAGACAAGGGCATTGTTGGCAATGTTAACTATGTTCAAGCCAATGCCGAAGCCCTACCATTCCCCGATAATCATTTCGATATTATCACCATCGCCTTTGGCTTGAGGAATGTCACCGACAAAGATGCGGCTATCCGCTCTATGCTGCGTGTGCTTAAGCCTGGTGGAAAGCTATTAATTCTTGAATTCTCCAAGCCAAAACATGACATGATGCGCAAGATTTATGATCTTTACAGCTTCAAAATAATGCCAAAAATGGGCGCGCTCATTACCCAAGATGCCGACAGTTATGAATATCTGGCTGAATCTATTCGCATGCATCCAGATCAAGAAACCTTAAAAGGTATGATGGTCGAGGCTGGTTTTGAGCAGGTAGACTACACCAACATGACAGACGGCATAGTTGCTCTTCATAAAGGCTACAAATTTTAA
- the tatA gene encoding twin-arginine translocase TatA/TatE family subunit, whose protein sequence is MGNMGIWQLLIIAVIVILLFGTKKLRSLGGDLGGAVKGFKNAISSEDEKKAIEENGSDLAKTSAAAPEKKPESKDKEQA, encoded by the coding sequence ATGGGTAACATGGGTATTTGGCAACTTCTGATCATCGCTGTGATCGTGATTTTATTATTTGGAACCAAGAAGTTACGTTCACTTGGTGGAGACTTAGGCGGCGCGGTCAAAGGATTTAAGAACGCCATATCTAGTGAAGACGAGAAGAAAGCAATCGAAGAGAATGGCTCAGACCTAGCTAAAACTTCTGCAGCGGCTCCTGAAAAGAAGCCGGAGTCTAAGGACAAAGAACAGGCGTAA
- the tatB gene encoding Sec-independent protein translocase protein TatB, which translates to MFDGIGFMELLLIGILGLVVLGPERLPLAIRSITGWIRAMKNMANSVKDELEQELKIEQLHSDLKKAESQGLKNLSPELQESIDQLKDAAQSVNRPYKVEETPSASANAAADPTPSTTSTTETSSTSEKPSG; encoded by the coding sequence ATGTTCGACGGTATAGGCTTTATGGAGCTATTGTTGATCGGTATTTTAGGGCTAGTCGTACTCGGCCCTGAAAGATTACCGTTAGCAATCCGCTCAATTACAGGTTGGATCCGCGCCATGAAAAACATGGCGAATTCGGTGAAAGATGAACTCGAGCAGGAGCTTAAAATTGAGCAACTGCATTCAGACCTAAAAAAGGCTGAAAGTCAGGGTTTAAAAAATCTTTCTCCCGAGTTACAGGAGTCAATCGATCAATTAAAAGACGCAGCTCAATCAGTTAATCGTCCCTATAAGGTAGAAGAAACACCTTCGGCTAGCGCCAATGCGGCCGCAGATCCTACACCTTCGACGACAAGCACAACTGAGACTAGCTCAACTTCAGAAAAACCTAGCGGGTAG
- the tatC gene encoding twin-arginine translocase subunit TatC — protein sequence MSQQQPLITHLLELRTRLLHAIASVLVVFACLAYWSNDIYHYMATPLMQALPESSSMIATDVAAPFFAPFKLTLVLSFFIAIPYVLYQIWSFIAPGLYKHEKRLMMPLLASSTLLFYLGIAFSYYIVFPVVFGFFASAAPEGVQVATDISSYLSFVLKLFFAFGLAFEIPIAVILLCWAGVTTPDELKAKRPYIVVGAFVLGMLLTPPDIISQTMLAVPMLILFEGGLIAARFYSKKDDEEDEQEKQDEPGQETK from the coding sequence ATGTCGCAACAGCAGCCTCTTATCACTCATCTACTCGAGCTACGCACCCGCCTGCTTCATGCAATCGCCAGTGTGCTCGTGGTTTTTGCTTGTTTGGCCTATTGGTCCAATGATATTTACCACTATATGGCAACGCCTCTGATGCAGGCTCTGCCTGAATCCAGTAGTATGATTGCAACCGATGTGGCGGCGCCATTCTTTGCGCCCTTTAAGTTAACTCTGGTGTTATCTTTCTTTATCGCCATTCCCTATGTCTTATATCAAATTTGGTCGTTTATTGCACCAGGTCTATATAAGCATGAGAAGCGTTTGATGATGCCTCTGCTCGCCAGTAGCACACTCCTGTTTTATCTGGGAATAGCCTTCTCTTATTATATTGTTTTTCCTGTGGTATTTGGTTTTTTTGCCAGTGCTGCACCCGAAGGCGTTCAAGTGGCGACGGATATCAGCAGTTATCTGAGCTTCGTGCTTAAACTCTTCTTTGCCTTCGGTTTAGCCTTCGAGATCCCCATCGCGGTGATCTTACTCTGTTGGGCTGGTGTAACTACGCCAGATGAGCTCAAAGCTAAACGTCCTTATATCGTAGTCGGTGCCTTCGTTTTAGGCATGCTACTGACACCACCAGACATCATTTCTCAGACTATGTTGGCAGTTCCGATGCTGATATTATTCGAAGGGGGATTGATTGCTGCTCGTTTCTACAGTAAAAAGGACGATGAAGAAGACGAGCAAGAAAAACAGGATGAACCTGGCCAGGAAACTAAATAA